The genomic region ACGCTGTTCCTATGGTTTGGCAGCAGGGTTTTCAAATGGTGCAGAACCCGGCCACCGGTGGCCATGCCACTGGCAGAGACAATCACGCAGGGCGTGCGCACGGAATCCAGTTTGATAGATTCATCCACGGTGCGAACGAATTCGGTATGGCTGTCGATCACTTCGCACTGGCTGGCGCTCAGCTTGTGCTCTTTATGATGCTTACAAAAAATCTCTGTGGCTTTGATGGCCATGGGGCTGTTCAGGTATACCGGCAGCTTGGGAATGCGCCCCTCGTTCATGATCTTGTGAATCACATAAAGCAGCATCTGGGCGCGGCCAACCGCAAAAGCCGGAATCAACACAATGCCGCCACGGCCCGCAGTGCGGGTGATGATGTCTGCCAGTTCGGTTTCCGGATCGGTACCCTCGTGTTCTCTGTCGCCGTAGGTGGATTCACACACCAGCACATCGGCTTTTTTGATGGGCTCCGGTGCGCGCATGATCAAATCATTCTGCCGGCCCACATCACCACTGAACACAACCGTGCGGTCATCGGCCTTATGGTGAACGTGCACGCAGGCAGAGCCCAGAATATGCCCGGCAGGCGTAAAGGTCACTTCAAAGCCTTTCACCGGCTCAAAGGTTTCGTGGTAGTGCAGGGGCTCAAAGTGCTCCAAGGCTTCCCAAGCATCCTTCACGCCGAACAGGGGCTCTGGGTGTTCGTGTTTCGAGAACTTCTTGCGATAAGCGTACCTGGCATCTTCTTCC from Marinobacter sp. LV10R510-11A harbors:
- a CDS encoding MBL fold metallo-hydrolase, producing MKLRFLGGTGTVTGSRYLLSDDKHRVLVDCGMYQGVKTLRRRNWAEFPVDPSTIDAVVLTHAHIDHTGYLPALVKNGFKGKIYCTQGTYDLCKVLLPDAGHLQEEDARYAYRKKFSKHEHPEPLFGVKDAWEALEHFEPLHYHETFEPVKGFEVTFTPAGHILGSACVHVHHKADDRTVVFSGDVGRQNDLIMRAPEPIKKADVLVCESTYGDREHEGTDPETELADIITRTAGRGGIVLIPAFAVGRAQMLLYVIHKIMNEGRIPKLPVYLNSPMAIKATEIFCKHHKEHKLSASQCEVIDSHTEFVRTVDESIKLDSVRTPCVIVSASGMATGGRVLHHLKTLLPNHRNSVVFAGFQAPGTRGDRLVAGVESVKIHGDYWPVEAEIHNMSSLSAHGDYNELLQWLEQGALAPEKVYVTHGETLASDIMRKRINEKFGWDAQVPDLFEEVEI